A window from Flavobacterium sp. 83 encodes these proteins:
- a CDS encoding Dabb family protein, which produces MKKLLLLTLILLSTYTVNAQQEKHKPVLRHVVMFGWKEGTDAAYITKVVTALNDLKHKIPTIKSLEWGTNNSPENLNNGLTHCFILTFTSESDRDAYLIHPDHKAFVALLNPAPEKVTVFDYWANK; this is translated from the coding sequence ATGAAAAAACTATTGTTACTAACCCTTATTTTACTTTCTACCTATACCGTAAATGCCCAACAAGAGAAACACAAACCGGTGTTGCGACATGTAGTGATGTTTGGATGGAAAGAAGGAACGGATGCCGCATATATTACTAAAGTAGTGACCGCTTTGAATGATTTGAAGCATAAAATCCCAACCATTAAATCATTGGAATGGGGAACCAATAACAGCCCAGAAAACTTGAACAATGGTTTAACACATTGCTTTATACTTACATTCACCAGCGAAAGTGATCGAGATGCTTATCTTATTCATCCGGATCACAAAGCTTTTGTGGCGTTGTTGAATCCAGCTCCTGAGAAAGTCACGGTGTTTGATTATTGGGCTAATAAGTAA